GAAGGCGACCATGTCGGCTGCCAGGTCGAAGCCCTGTTGCCGGGAGCCGGCCCGCAGCACGGTGAGCACGGGGCACAGCTTCTCGCGGGTCAGCGGCTCGTCGGGACCGACCCGGCCCGCCTCGACGAGGATGATCGAGGTGTCGGCGGGCACGGTGAACCCGGCCTGCTCGGCTATCCACACCGGGCTCCGGCCGACGGCCGCGGCGTTCACCTTCGGTTCGCAGCCGCTGTTGGAGGCGTCCACGGGAAACAGGAACGCCTCCAGCTTCGCCTTCTCCTCGGCGCCGGCCAGATAGGCGTGCAGGGTGCGGAACTCGGCCAGCGCCGCGTCGTAGATCTCCGTGTCCAGGATGACGGCCTGCTCGGAGGCGCAGATCATGCCGTTGTCGAACGCCTTGGACAGGACGAGGTCATTGACCGCCCGGCGCAGATCGGCGCTCTTGTGGACGTAGGCGGGGACGTTGCCGGCACCGACGCCGAGCGCCGGCTTTCCCGCCGAGTAGGCCGCCTTGACCATGGCGTTGCCGCCGGTGGCGAGGATCAGCGAGACGCCCGGGTGCTCCATGAGGACGCGTGTCGCCTCGATCGACGGCGTCTCGATCCACTGCACACAGTGTTCGGGGGCGCCCGCGGCGACCGCGGCGTCGCGCACGACGCGAGCTGCCTCCGCACTGCACCGCTGGGCCGAGGGGTGGAAGGCGAAGACGATCGGGTTGCGGGTCTTCAGCGCCATCAGGGCCTTGAAGATCGTGGTGGAGGTGGGGTTGGTGACCGGGGTGACCGCGCACAGCACGCCGACCGGTTCGGCGATCTCGATGATGTCGTCGATGTCGTCGCGCGCGATGACCCCCACGGTCCGCATGCTGCCCATGCTGTGCGTGACGTGTTCGCACGCGAACAGGTTCTTGGCGGCCTTGTCCTCGAAGACACCGCGGCCGGTCTCCTCCACGGCCAGCCGGGCCAGCCCGGTGTGCTGGTCCAGGGCGGCGACCGAGGCCTTCTTGACGATGTGGTCGATCCGCTCCTGCGTGAGGTCCTCGTAGTCGGCCAGCGCCTTCAGCCCGCCGGCGACCAACCGGTCCACGGCGATGGCGGTGTCCGACGGTGCGCCTTCTTGGGCGGCGGAACGGGTCCGGGCGTCGTGTCGGGTCATTGCGGTCATGCCTCCGTGGTCGGGATCGGCGCGGCGAGCGCGGGCGGGGAGCGGCACCCTGAGGGAGGGGTGCCGCTCCCCACCACCACCGTCTCCCGCGCCCGTTGCGCTCACCCAGGTACCGACGGTCCCGAACAGGGCCTGTCCGGCCTCGCCCGAAGGGGGCCGAACGGGACCGGTGAACAGGGACCACCGGACTCGCGGTCGCGTCACCGCGAGGCAGTGGTCACCGTTCCGGGAGCCACGGGTGCTGGACCCTGTGGGACGGGTGCTTCGCGGGCGCGTGGATGTCGTCGACGCGGTAGGTCAGGCTGTTCATCACGCCCACCACCCCGTCCACCCGCCAGGTCAGCTGGATCGCGCGCGGGATGTCGCTGCGGTGTTCCAGCCGCCCCTCCAGCGTGACCATCCCCTCGTGGACCGTCACGAAGACGGTGCGGGGTGGCAAGTCCATGGCACGGGTGACGACTTCGTCGAGGACGTCCTGCCGGATCTCGTCGTCCGTCCGCAGGAAGACCCGCAGCAGGTCGTGCCGCGTGGCGATGCCGATCAGCCGGTCCTCCTCGTCCACCACCACAAGCCGCTCGATGTGATGACGCTCCATCACCCGCGCCGCGTCCGCGATGCGTTGCTCCGGATGCACGGTGACGGCCGGCGTCGACATCAGCTGCCCCGCGGTCGTCGCGCGAGCCTTGACGGCCGCTCCGCGCGTGGTGCGCCGCAGCGCCGGCATGCGCAGCCGGTGCCCGGCGTCCCGCTCGGCACGGGCCGCCTGTCCACGGATCAGGTCGGACTCCGAGATGACCCCCACAACCTTGTCGTCGTGGTCGACCACGGGCAGTCCGCTGATGCGGTGCCCGTCCATGAGCCGGGCCACTTCCTTGAACGACATCTCCCGGCGCGCTTCGACGACGTCACCTGTCATCACCTCGCCGACGGTGCGAGTCCTCACGGCGTCCACCTCCTCCACTGGGGCGAGAGCGCGGAGTCCTGCTCCCACGCCTGCGGGTCGCCTCCCCGAGGGGAGGCGGACCCCGATGCCCCTTCAGCCTCGCTCCCTGAACCCCCGGCGGGGGAGGGGCCGACCTTCCCCCGACCAGGGCCGAAGTGCCTTCCGTTCCCGGCCGCCGGGCCGAACGTCCCTTCGATCGTCCCCGTACGGCCCCTGCCCGACCGGAAGGCGGGCCCGCAGGCTGACAGCGCACACCAGACATCCACCGGGAGGGCGGCAAGCCATGAGCGTGCGCGTGGGAATCAACGGCTTCGGGCGCATCGGACGCAACTACCTGCGCAGCGCGCTGGAGCGCGCGGAGACCAGGACCGGCACGGCCATCGAGGTGATCGCGGTCAACGACGTCACCTCACCTGAGGCGCTGGCCCATCTCCTCACGTACGACTCGACCTACGGGCGGCTACGCCGCACCGTCGAGCACGACGACACCTCTCTCACGGTGGACGGCCATCGCATCGTGGTCACCGCCGAGCGCGACCCCGCGGCGCTGTCCTGGGGCGAACACGGCGTGGACGTGGTGATCGAGTCGACCGGCCGCTTCCGCACCCGCGCGGACGCCGGACGGCATCTGGCGGCGGGCGCCCGCAAGGTGCTCCTGTCCGTGCCGGGCAAGGACGTCGACGCCACGCTCGTCATGGGCGTCAACGAGGGCACGTACGACCCGGACCATCACCACGTGGTGTCCAACGCGTCGTGCACGACCAACTGCGTCGCGCCGATGGTGAAGGTACTCGACGAGCACTTCGGCCTCGTCAAGGGACTGATGACCACCATCCATGGCTACACCAATGACCAGGTGGTCCTCGACGGCCCGCACAAGGACCCGCGCCGTGGCCGTACCGCCGCCGTCAACATCATCCCGACCAGCACCGGAGCCGCCCGTGCGGTCGGCCTCGTGCTGCCCGAGCTGGCGGGCACGCTGGACGGCATCGCCGTGCGCGTTCCGGTCGAGGACGGCTCCCTGACCGACCTGAGCGTGGTGCTCGAACGGCCCGTGACCGCCGACGAGGTCAACGCCGCGTTCCGCGAGGCGGCCGACGGGCCGCTGAAGGGAATCCTGCGGGTGTCCGACGCCCCGATCGTCTCCCGGGACATCGTCGGCGACCCCGCCTCCTGCGTCCTGGACGCACCGCTGACCCAGGCGCACGGCGACCTGGTGAAGGTCTTCGGCTGGTACGACAACGAGTGGGGCTACACCAACCGGCTCCTCGACCTCACCGAATACGTCGCCGCCCGACTCCCCCGGAAGTGAGCGGGGGCCCCGCGCACGAAGGACGGGCCGTCGGCGTCACTCCGCCGCCCCCGACATGCGCAGGGCGAGCTGCTGCAGGAGGTCGGCCGTGGTGATGTCGGTGCGTCCCGCGTCGTGCACCTCGGAGAGCTCGGAGAAGAGGAAGGCGAAGGCGCCCACGAGCGAGATGGTCGCGGGCAGGTAGGCGTCCGCGACCGCCTGACCCGCCTCCGCGGGGCCCGCGTCACCGGGCACCTCGACCCGGGGGAAGACCTCCGTGACGAGCGCGCCGAGCTGGGTCTCGCCCGGGTCGACTGCGGCGCTCTCGTCCAGGGCGATCCTGCGTGCCATCGCGTTGGTCTCGGTGAGCACGGCGATGGCGCGCAGGATGATCTCCGTCTGTTCCATGCGGAGAGCCTAGATGTGCCGGAACCGCTTGTGGACAGGGGAGTCGTCATTCCCGGGTTCGACGCCGAACAGACACGTCCTGACACCGGCGCGGCCGGGATGGTAGAAGCGATCATGACCAACTTCCGAAGTTCCTCCCCCTCTTCCCCTCAGGCGGGCCTGCGATGACCGCGGGCATCGACACCCCCGACAGCCGCGGCCGTACCGGACTCGACCGCACCGGCCTGGACCTCACCGGGAACGCGCGGGTGAAGGTGCGGGACGTGAAGCTGCTGTCCTGCTACTGGTACGTCGAACGCACCACT
Above is a genomic segment from Streptomyces sp. R21 containing:
- a CDS encoding CBS domain-containing protein, yielding MRTRTVGEVMTGDVVEARREMSFKEVARLMDGHRISGLPVVDHDDKVVGVISESDLIRGQAARAERDAGHRLRMPALRRTTRGAAVKARATTAGQLMSTPAVTVHPEQRIADAARVMERHHIERLVVVDEEDRLIGIATRHDLLRVFLRTDDEIRQDVLDEVVTRAMDLPPRTVFVTVHEGMVTLEGRLEHRSDIPRAIQLTWRVDGVVGVMNSLTYRVDDIHAPAKHPSHRVQHPWLPER
- the gap gene encoding type I glyceraldehyde-3-phosphate dehydrogenase; translation: MSVRVGINGFGRIGRNYLRSALERAETRTGTAIEVIAVNDVTSPEALAHLLTYDSTYGRLRRTVEHDDTSLTVDGHRIVVTAERDPAALSWGEHGVDVVIESTGRFRTRADAGRHLAAGARKVLLSVPGKDVDATLVMGVNEGTYDPDHHHVVSNASCTTNCVAPMVKVLDEHFGLVKGLMTTIHGYTNDQVVLDGPHKDPRRGRTAAVNIIPTSTGAARAVGLVLPELAGTLDGIAVRVPVEDGSLTDLSVVLERPVTADEVNAAFREAADGPLKGILRVSDAPIVSRDIVGDPASCVLDAPLTQAHGDLVKVFGWYDNEWGYTNRLLDLTEYVAARLPRK